One Aspergillus oryzae RIB40 DNA, chromosome 2 genomic window carries:
- a CDS encoding uncharacterized protein (predicted protein) → MSGNLSFYRRERPELTALFPLIMVGNRKGLRGATSTLYEAKRARLAEADPGITAPATAGAAGPPAVGTPVTQHISGCFVCSGLSIESWPLVAPPALPTKNLRTRNLESI, encoded by the exons ATGAGTGGTAATCTCAGCTTCTATCGCCGTGAGCGGCCCGAATTGACGGCATTGTTTCCTTTGATAATGGTTGGCAACCGTAAAGGTCTGCGTGGTGCTACAAGCACCTTATACGAGGCCAAACGTGCCCGGCTGGCAGAAGCC GATCCAGGAATAACAGCACCTGCAACAGCAGGGGCAGCAGGGCCACCGGCAGTAGGGACTCCAGTGACTCA ACACATATCCGGATGCTTCGTCTGCAGTGGGCTCTCCATCGAGTCCTGGCCCTTGGTGGCGCCGCCGGCGCTACCGACGAAGAACTTGAGAACACGAAACCTAGAAAGCATCTAG
- a CDS encoding putative GAJ protein (predicted protein) has protein sequence MPPKLTKTEKQARIVSHLRSTGTCHTLKELEKMLPSIASINGMQVKEYLHELADEGQIRVEKIGSGNWYWCFGGDEKREREEKVEQLQKEVDRVRSSKEELDRQLAVRKREKEEDEKALGPGERERLMREKAELEKECQRLRKEWLAVSASMDGDKGIQEMKDEVQEFQREAEMWTDNIYILEGFVRKVVGDDREAMEMLQRECYGEDYVEGEGLREWE, from the exons ATG CCTCCCAAACTCACCAAAACCGAAAAACAAGCGCGCATCGTCTCCCACCTCCGCTCGACCGGCACCTGCCACACACTcaaagagctggagaagatgctCCCCTCGATCGCCTCGATCAACGGCATGCAAGTAAAAGAGTACCTGCACGAATTGGCTGACGAGGGCCAGATCCgagtggagaagatcggaAGTGGGAACTGGTACTGGTGTTTCGGTGGAGATGAGAAGAGGGAACGGGAGGAAAAGGTGGAACAGCTGCAGAAAGAAGTGGATCGGGTACGGAGCAGtaaggaagaactggacaGACAATTGGCGGTCAGGAAacgggagaaggaagaggatgagaaggcgcTGGGACCCGGTGAGCGAGAGAGGTTGATGCGGGAAAaggcggagttggagaaggagtGTCAGCGGTTACGGAAGGAGTGGTTGGCTGTGTCGGCGAGCATGGATGGGGACAAGGGGatccaggagatgaaggatgaggtGCAGGAGTTTCAGCGGGAGGCCGAGATGTGGACGGATAATATCTACATCTTGGAAGGGTTTGTGAGGAAAGTGGTCGGGGACGATCGGgaggcgatggagatgttgCAGAGGGAGTGTTACGGGGAGGATTATGTGGAAGGGGAAGGCTTGCGCGAATGGGAATGA
- a CDS encoding hexose transporter protein (predicted transporter (major facilitator superfamily)), with protein sequence MGSDTFELAGRQFPKVTWWKNPGMRKTYLCLGMVVLTAATNGYDGSMMNGLQTLEPWQEYFDHPSGSLLGILSAIMSLGSLAALPAVPYTADLLGRRMGILIGCLIMILGVVLQTISANYGMFLAARFLIGFGVAIAHGASPLLITELVHTQHRAIFTTIYNTTWYLGAIVAAWLTFGTNNIPNNWSWRAPTIVQAASSILQVIFIWFVPESPRFLIYKGKHEQALKVLADCHANGDQEDEVVQLEMHEIKETIRLEKEFESNSWKELIRTKGNRHRLIICITAGLFSQWSGNGLVSYYIAKILDSVGYTSSVEQNLINGCLQILNMIVALTMCFFVDKIGRRKLFLVSTAGMLVAFIVWTICSARYDISKASGAVNAVVAMIYIYYVFYNIAWSGLLVGYTVEILPYSIRAKGMTVVWFCIDAALFFNQYINPIALDNIGWKYYIFYCVWLGFELVVVWFFYIETRNTPLEEIARYFDGETAMVGGAAATEKARELADTLHVEEVVTTSDTRKDGGRVSESKA encoded by the exons ATGGGTTCAGACACCTTCGAGCTTGCCGGTCGGCAGTTCCCCAAGGTGACATGGTGGAAGAATCCAGGAATGAGAAAGACGTATCTCTGTCTGGGAATGGTGGTTCTGACGGCG GCCACGAATGGTTATGATGGATCTATGATGAACGGTCTCCAAACCCTCGAACCCTGGCAGGAATACTTCGACCATCCCAGTGGCTCTCTTCTGGGAATACTCAGTGCCATCATGTCCCTTGGATCTCTAGCAGCTCTACCGGCCGTGCCGTACACTGCTGATTTGCTGGGACGACGGATGGGTATCTTGATCGGTTGCTTGATCAT GATCCTGGGGGTTGTCCTCCAGACTATCAGCGCAAATTATGGCATGTTTTTGGCAGCTCGATTCTTGATCGGTTTCGGCGTCGCCATTGCCCATGGCGCTTCTCCCCTACTGATTACTGAACTGGTGCACACCCAGCACCGtgccatcttcaccacgaTCTATAATA CTACGTGGTACTTGGGCGCCATTGTCGCGGCGTGGCTCACCTTCGGCACTAACAATATTCCGAACAACTGGTCATGGAGAGCCCCGACAATCGTCCAGGCTGCATCGTCGATCCTTCAAGTCATCTTTATCTGGTTTGTCCCCGAGTCACCTCGATTCCTCATCTACAAAGGCAAACACGAGCAAGCCCTTAAAGTTCTGGCAGACTGCCACGCCAATGGCGACCAAGAGGACGAAGTGGTTCAGCTGGAGATGCATGAGATTAAGGAAACCATTCggttggagaaggagttcGAAAGCAACAGCTGGAAGGAACTGATCCGCACCAAGGGCAACCGACATCGTCTGATCATCTGTATCACGGCCGGTTTGTTCTCTCAATGGTCCGGTAACGGTCTGGTGTCCTACTACATTGCCAAAATTCTTGACTCAGTCGGATACACCAGCTCTGTGGAGCAGAACTTGATCAATGGCTGTCTCCAAATTCTTAACATGATTGTGGCGTTGACGATGTGCTTCTTCGTCGATAAGATTGGGCGACGCAAGCTCTTCCTGGTCTCGACGGCCGGCATGTTGGTGGCGTTTATTGTGTGGACCATCTGCTCCGCTCGCTACGATATTAGCAAGGCCTCGGGGGCGGTGAATGCGGTGGTCGCCATGATTTACATCTACTACGTGTTTTACAACATTGCTTGGTCGGGCCTTCTGGTGGGTTACACGGTGGAGATCCTCCCGTACAGTATCCGCGCCAAGGGTATGACAGTGGTGTGGTTTTGCATTGATGCCGCGC TTTTCTTCAACCAATACATCAACCCCATCGCCCTTGACAACATTGGCTGGAAGTATTACATCTTCTACTGTGTGTGGCTTGGATtcgagctggtggtggtctGGTTCTTCTACATTGAGACACGTAATACCCCCCTGGAGGAAATCGCTCGCTACTTCGACGGGGAGACCGCTATGGTTGGCGGTGCTGCCGCTACCGAAAAGGCTCGAGAGCTGGCAGATACACTGCACGTTGAGGAGGTCGTCACGACTAGTGATACACGGAAGGATGGGGGTCGCGTGAGCGAATCGAAGGCTTGA
- a CDS encoding uncharacterized protein (predicted protein), which translates to MTIMWTVASTRIPGFLHGTTVPLFDPICHSFGVCIVEDRLAEPVTAFATLMVYPRILFISRVHSYGDGNLLAGPSSGFTGSIVASSVAVDFMEVEREECVVQ; encoded by the exons ATGACGATTATGTGGACCGTTGCCTCTACCCGAATACCCGGGTTTCTCCACGGTACAACCGTTCCACTTTTTGATCCGATATGCCACTCGTTCGGCGTATGTATCGTTGAGGATAGGCTGGCTGAGCCTGTTACAGCTTTTGCAACGTTGATGGTATACCCTCGCATTTTATTCATATCCAGGGTACATTCGTATGGTGATGGCAATCTCCTTGCTGGACCATCCAGTGGATTCACAGGCAGCATTGTCGCAT CTTCTGTCGCTGTCGATTTCATGGAAGTCGAACGTGAGGAATGCGTCGTCCAGTAA
- the fmpC gene encoding ATP-grasp enzyme fsqD (predicted protein), which translates to MAPRKIQVRSENDKDLLLEYSWCLLDTQSTGNPWQSVDIVFRHVFSVNTDDLSHSPEDVYILESDQNAAPQRFGPEAFGSHNAFQFFLQCLRAATMSSPRVAKLIVPLQKGYIVRSDIIPLRLRDSQYIETAVSFAEPFQNYTGCAITPTDVNNLPALFSVAAAGLLVHHEVQLDSDPRLEAVSLAVESDLENRLSFPWILPEPIHQKTLVLVDANSSHPEDGVGLYHAARVLGIDIVVLDNAGHWLEGPDYAQWREAFIPTRLTNPPEEDVADRIIESVKAYGKPVDGIITFADSFWPYIAQAAPQVGLQTASQEALRIATNKYLTSVYAGHQAYRASTLDEALDIMKNADIPYPLIVKPCDGWSSEGVSRVDNLDALTTAVNSIDTPRHGTEFVIEKYCDGPEVDVNFVLLDGEVLFFEVCDDLPKSADINGPSVGSLHNFHELNSVYPSALPSQEIDLLRNSFLDTLLKLGLKDGVMHLEGRVEYSSVEYKRQNDIIDLSPREIKSTTSQSTPWLIEINPRPLGMTGSQIIESTYGIDYWGLALLIAVGEKARVRALSQPFKYGPQYTCIMVFIPADYPIYYQGIFDSEDICTDLMARRPDLAKQISRCACLVKRGQKVAHPSSGRHTFLAYFNVFSRKGRKEALDLARQVREEGYGKVLEPEHPKTLDSKAYPQLI; encoded by the exons ATGGCCCCTCGGAAAATCCAGGTCCGGTCAGAGAATGACAAAG ACCTACTCCTAGAATACTCATGGTGTCTTCTTGACACCCAATCCACCGGGAATCCATGGCAATCCGTGGATATCGTCTTCCGGCATGTATTCTCAGTAAATACAGACGACCTTTCTCATAGCCCCGAGGACGTATATATCCTCGAGTCTGACCAGAACGCTGCCCCTCAGAGATTTGGTCCTGAAGCGTTTGGCTCGCACAATGCattccagttcttcctgcAATGTCTGCGCGCTGCAACTATGTCCAGTCCACGTGTGGCGAAGCTTATCGTGCCCTTGCAGAAAGGGTACATTGTCCGCTCAGATATCATTCCTCTGCGTCTTCGAGACTCTCAGTATATTGAGACGGCGGTGTCATTTGCTGAGCCTTTCCAAAATTACACGGGCTGCGCAATCACACCTACTGACGTCAATAATCTACCTGCACTTTTCTCCGTGGCCGCGGCTGGTCTTCTTGTGCATCATGAAGTACAGTTAGATTCAGACCCCCGTCTTGAGGCGGTTTCTCTAGCTGTTGAATCAGATCTTGAGAACAGACTCTCATTTCCGTGGATACTGCCTGAACCTATTCACCAAAAAACACTAGTACTAGTTGATGCGAACAGCAGCCACCCTGAAGATGGGGTAGGCCTTTATCATGCAGCGCGAGTGCTCGGTATCGACATTGTCGTGCTGGACAATGCAGGGCATTGGCTCGAAGGGCCCGACTATGCGCAATGGCGTGAAGCGTTTATCCCGACACGTCTCACTAACCCACCTGAGGAAGATGTGGCTGACCGAATCATCGAGTCTGTGAAGGCATACGGCAAGCCGGTGGATGGCATTATTACATTTGCGGACTCGTTCTGGCCTTATATCGCCCAAGCTGCGCCGCAGGTAGGCCTGCAGACGGCTTCACAGGAGGCATTGAGAATCGCCACGAACAAATACCTCACCAGTGTATACGCCGGCCACCAAGCTTACCGTGCGTCTACTTTAGACGAGGCTCTTGATATTATGAAAAACGCGGATATCCCATACCCGCTCATAGTTAAACCGTGCGATGGCTGGAGCTCTGAAGGTGTATCCCGGGTTGATAATCTTGATGCGCTCACGACCGCCGTCAACTCTATCGATACACCTCGCCATGGAACTGAGTTTGTTATTGAGAAATACTGCGATGGTCCTGAAGTTGACGTTAATTTTGTTCTGCTGGATGGCGAAGtccttttcttcgaggtctgCGATGACCTCCCCAAGTCGGCAGATATCAATGGACCCAGTGTAGGTTCGCTGCATAACTTCCACGAATTGAACAGCGTCTACCCTTCCGCACTGCCGTCCCAGGAAATAGACCTCCTTCGAAACAGCTTCCTGGACACATTACTCAAGCTCGGCCTCAAGGATGGCGTAATGCACCTAGAAGGCCGCGTTGAGTACTCATCAGTCGAATATAAAAGGCAGAACGACATCATCGATCTATCTCCACGTGAAATCAAATCGACAACCTCGCAATCAACGCCCTGGCTCATCGAAATCAATCCTCGCCCTCTCGGGATGACTGGCTCCCAGATTATTGAATCTACCTATGGAATTGACTACTGGGGTCTAGCTTTGCTCATCGCCGTCGGCGAAAAGGCCCGTGTCAGGGCTCTATCTCAACCGTTCAAATATGGACCCCAGTATACCTGCATCATGGTCTTCATTCCGGCAGACTACCCCATATATTACCAAGGGATCTTTGACTCAGAGGACATTTGCACAGACTTGATGGCTCGCAGACCAGATCTTGCTAAGCAGATCAGTCGATGTGCTTGTCTGGTCAAGCGGGGCCAGAAGGTTGCACATCCGAGTTCAGGCCGTCATACCTTTTTGGCATATTTTAATGTGTTTTCTaggaaggggaggaaggaggcCTTAGATTTGGCGAGGCAGGTTAGGGAGGAG GGCTATGGAAAGGTACTTGAGCCCGAGCATCCAAAGACTCTGGACAGCAAGGCCTATCCCCAATTAATATAG
- a CDS encoding WD repeat protein (transcription-coupled repair protein CSA, contains WD40 domain) codes for MNSYLLNRTLGSISPHTFHVAQTSRLVHHLEPAPGIRFSSRQNPGQPTSAVDVHLNSEDELYAHRAGVNVLAIDQYDGRFMVSGGADPSIHFWDLETRGSELGHVHRSVASVTKSSHKDAHTHAITSVSIYPFDPVPSTILTTSRDGTLKLSALEPDTITPVHTFKLDCTPYAHSMSSHPASPLLIAVGTSESPVRLLDLRSGLSTHGLPGHSSSVLSVSWAPHRPHILASASADHKVILFDIRRGGHNSAIAALDMDDAVGLIPPRNAPSNYQSRPAFSPHARAHNGAVTGVRWTSNGSHLVTSGQDARIRVWNASTGANTLVHFGPRVRNALTSHLAERAPLVLPKGVTGPGQETLLWANFSENDDRGEILMFELREGTFVKRLKVPGLMGGQQQFRGRSSALSAARINSLVWRGNGASGEGMEMFSAHGDGTIRSWVSREPEGEPDEAEEAEQADRKRKRDVLDEIYRGFIGQA; via the exons ATGAATTCTTATCTTCTGAATAGGACCCTTGGGTCCATCAGTCCACACACATTCCATGTCGCACAAACAAGCCGTCTCGTGCATCACCTCGAACCAGCCCCCGGTATTCGTTTCTCCAGTCGCCAGAACCCTGGACAACCTACGTCAGCTGTAGATGTACATCTCAACTCCGAGGATGAGCTCTATGCCCACAGGGCCGGGGTGAATGTGCTGGCGATAGACCAATATGACGGACGATT TATGGTCTCCGGGGGCGCAGACCCCTCAATTCACTTCTGGGATCTAGAAACCAGAGGCTCAGAGCTCGGACATGTCCACAGATCCGTCGCCTCGGTCACAAAATCGTCGCATAAAGACGCTCATACGCACGCCATCACCTCCGTATCGATATATCCCTTCGACCCAGTCCCCTCCACCATACTGACAACATCGCGCGATGGCACTCTCAAACTATCAGCCCTAGAACCAGACACCATCACCCCAGTTCATACATTTAAACTTGACTGCACACCATATGCCCATTCCATGTCATCACACCCCGCATCACCTCTCCTCATCGCGGTCGGCACATCCGAGAGCCCAGTACGATTACTCGATCTCCGCTCGGGTCTCTCTACCCATGGCCTACCAGGCCATTCCTCGTCGGTACTATCAGTTTCATGGGCCCCCCACAGACCCCATATCCTGGCTTCCGCATCAGCAGATCACAAAGTGATATTATTCGATATCCGTCGCGGAGGCCACAACTCCGCCATCGCAGCCCTGGACATGGACGACGCAGTAGGCCTAATACCACCCCGCAACGCACCATCAAACTACCAAAGTCGCCCCGCATTCTCCCCACACGCTCGGGCACACAACGGCGCCGTCACAGGCGTCCGCTGGACCTCCAACGGCTCCCACCTAGTAACATCAGGTCAAGACGCGCGAATCCGCGTATGGAACGCATCAACAGGCGCAAACACACTCGTCCACTTCGGACCCAGAGTCCGCAACGCCCTGACCTCCCACCTCGCCGAAAGGGCACCACTAGTTCTCCCGAAAGGCGTCACGGGGCCTGGACAAGAGACGCTCTTATGGGCCAATTTCAGCGAGAACGATGACCGTGGGGAGATCCTGATGTTCGAGCTGCGGGAGGGCACTTTTGTCAAGCGTCTTAAGGTGCCTGGGCTGATGGGCGGGCAACAGCAGTTCCGGGGCCGGTCTAGTGCGCTCAGTGCGGCGAGGATTAATTCTCTCGTTTGGCGTGGTAATGGGGCGTCGGGGGAGGGCATGGAGATGTTTTCTGCGCATGGGGATGGGACGATCCGTTCCTGGGTTTCGAGGGAACCGGAGGGAGAACCGGATGAAGCGGAGGAAGCTGAGCAAGCGGATCGAAAACGGAAACGGGATGTTTTGGATGAGATTTACAGGGGGTTTATTGGGCAAGCGTAA
- a CDS encoding uncharacterized protein (predicted protein), translated as MSSHQGGTLSEMAQKGTTIPNDAGKQNTIPSVPRPEQRSENPGFDNQGLGQPSSAFAADNEATLPRGPSDPGMTGEVVTGTGNTLPAEGESKFNQVGTDRPGVRGDTRNLKHGTVKGGVFGDDV; from the exons atgTCCTCCCACCAAGGCGGCACCCTCTCCGAAATGGCTCAAAAGGGCACAACCATCCCCAACGACGCCGGCAAACAAAACACCATTCCCTCCGTGCCGCGCCCCGAACAACGATCCGAGAACCCCGGCTTCGATAACCAGGGTCTCGGCCAGCCTTCTTCGGCCTTTGCGGCTGATAATGAAGCTACTTTGCCCCGGGGGCCGAGTGATCCCGGTATGACTGGGGAGGTTGTTACTGGGACGGGGAATACGTTGCCGGCGGAGGGGGAGTCGAAGTTTAATCAGGTTGGGACGGATCGGCCGGGTGTTAGGGGGGATACGAGGAATTTGAAGCATGGGACTGTTAAGGGAGGGGTTTTTGGGGATGa TGTATAA
- the CweA gene encoding putative GPI anchored protein (predicted protein), with the protein MKGLQNGIPIAMLAAMASAQGLGGGPRVDTGKDVGFGFSNKFTNKVNNFNKDDHSVDVHSQTNVLKAPPHPPHGGEHGQAHGGQDGHEEGARHQPRAGPASSDGVDVGSASELNYASEATHKVHTANVDDHHVDINEKHTITVLPPPPKHHPHGGEHEGHGKEHQGGHEQGEEARPHEKRWNPLDEEGAVDTGNSASYDFENEFYSKTNNANLDNHSLKVDDNTNIVTPPPHPNGHGGHGPEHDGGHGSEHERRDEHEPHRGPKYIDTGNDIDFTFENDFESEVNNYNEDNHGVDIKKNTNIQAAPPHGGPPHGRERRQERGDVDIGNAAGFSAKNEFSSKVNSFNADDHSVHVDKYTHVKVLPPPHPPHRGPHGDEGQEGHHKRAYRPDADGAAGPGRVDTGNTANIQASNSVNTETNSANVDDHSTTVHSNVDETVGAPPQPEHHEDGHEDNGEHHKEEPTKPAEHHDDGHEETGEHHQKEPSKPAEHHEDGHEETGGHHQEEPTKPAEHHEQEPAQPVEHHEDQPAEPSPTCSTLTREVVHTVVRTVHAHSEPTHAPQQQEQVNTPAPQPEQPKDHEESGHDNQSHEIESPKPTGADSSPHEDPSREDSHGPSSTPVHGQPEPTGVDGIHNQEESSSHEDSHGPSSTPVHGQPKPTGVDSTHNQEESSSHEDSHGPSSTPVHGQPKPTGVDGTHNQEESSSHKDSHGPSSTPVHGQYKATGVDGTHNQEEPSSHEDSHGPSSTPVHGQPKPTGVDGTHNQEESSSHKDSHGPSSTPVHGQYKATGVDGTHNQEEPSSHGDSYGPSSTPVHGQPQHAGDDGSHFDVPSSTTLAHIAMTPAPTHAPSHQHAVLTSTQTISRSSLHMVPIYVPQASSNGAHASETPAATPSAHVPVGVDAEYSSHVASGPATPSPSSHNVMFTGAAASLSPSAGVISLACGVIGLLAFVL; encoded by the coding sequence ATGAAGGGTCTTCAAAATGGTATCCCCATCGCCATGCTGGCTGCGATGGCCAGTGCCCAGGGATTGGGTGGAGGGCCTCGTGTTGATACAGGCAAAGATGTTGGTTTCGGCTTCAGTAACAAATTCACCAATAAGGTGAACAACTTCAACAAGGACGACCACTCTGTCGATGTGCACTCCCAGACGAATGTGCTCAAGGCCCCTCCGCACCCTCCTCATGGTGGTGAGCATGGGCAGGCACACGGTGGCCAGGATGGTCATGAGGAGGGTGCGCGCCACCAACCTCGCGCAGGACCCGCCAGTTCCGATGGTGTGGACGTTGGAAGTGCTAGCGAATTGAACTACGCGAGCGAAGCCACACATAAAGTGCACACGGCCAATGTTGATGATCACCATGTCGACATCAACGAAAAGCACACCATTACTGTTCTGCCCCCGCCTCCGAAGCATCACCCCCATGGAGGTGAGCACGAGGGACATGGGAAAGAGCACCAGGGCGGTCACGAACAGGGCGAGGAAGCTCGCCCACACGAAAAGCGCTGGAACCCTTTGGACGAGGAGGGTGCTGTCGACACTGGTAACTCGGCCAGCTACGACTTTGAGAATGAGTTCTACTCTAAAACAAACAACGCCAACCTCGATAACCACTCCCTCAAGGTTGATGATAACACCAATATCGTGACACCCCCACCCCATCCTAATGGACATGGCGGACACGGACCCGAGCATGACGGTGGTCACGGATCCGAGCATGAACGCCGTGACGAGCATGAGCCACACCGAGGGCCTAAGTATATTGATACCGGTAACGATATAGACTTCACTTTCGAGAACGACTTTGAAAGCGAAGTGAACAACTACAATGAGGACAACCACGGAGTTGACATCAAAAAGAACACTAACATTCAAGCCGCACCCCCTCATGGCGGCCCTCCCCATGGCCGAGAGCGTCGTCAGGAACGCGGAGACGTTGACATTGGTAACGCAGCGGGCTTCAGCGCCAAGAATGAGTTCTCTTCTAAGGTGAACTCCTTCAATGCGGATGACCATTCCGTGCATGTGGATAAGTACACTCACGTCAAAGTTCTGCCGCCCCCTCACCCCCCCCACCGTGGGCCTCATGGCGACGAGGGTCAAGAGGGCCACCACAAGCGTGCGTATCGACCGGATGCCGATGGCGCTGCTGGACCTGGCCGCGTAGACACTGGGAACACAGCCAACATTCAAGCATCGAACTCTGTCAACACGGAGACCAATTCCGCGAATGTCGATGATCACTCTACTACGGTGCACTCTAATGTCGACGAGACCGTTGGTGCACCCCCACAACCTGAGCATCATGAAGATGGCCATGAGGATAACGGTGAACACCACAAGGAGGAACCTACGAAGCCTGCTGAGCATCATGACGATGGTCATGAGGAGACCGGTGAACATCACCAAAAGGAACCTTCGAAGCCTGCTGAGCATCATGAAGATGGCCATGAGGAGACCGGTGGACATCACCAGGAGGAACCTACGAAGCCCGCTGAGCATCATGAGCAGGAGCCCGCGCAGCCGGTTGAACATCATGAGGATCAGCCTGCGGAACCCAGCCCTACCTGTTCTACCTTGACTCGCGAAGTCGTGCACACCGTCGTCCGCACTGTGCATGCTCACTCTGAGCCCACACATGCtccccagcagcaggagcaggtGAACACTCCCGCTCCTCAACCTGAACAACCCAAAGACCATGAAGAATCCGGACATGACAACCAGAGCCACGAAATAGAGAGccccaagcccaccggcGCTGATAGCTCCCCCCATGAAGATCCCTCTCGTGAGGATTCTCATGGgccctcttctactcctgtccatggacagccTGAGCCCACCGGTGTCGATGGCATccacaatcaagaagaatcctCGTCTCATGAGGACTCTCACGGgccctcttctactcctgtccatggacagccTAAGCCCACTGGTGTTGATAGCACccacaatcaagaagaatcctCGTCTCATGAGGACTCTCACGGgccctcttctactcctgtccatggacagccTAAGCCCACCGGTGTTGATGGCACccacaatcaagaagaatcctCGTCTCATAAGGACTCTCACGGgccctcttctactcctgtccatggacagTATAAGGCCACCGGTGTCGATGGCACCcacaaccaagaagaaccctcGTCTCATGAGGACTCTCACGGgccctcttctactcctgtccatggacagccTAAGCCCACCGGTGTTGATGGCACccacaatcaagaagaatcctCGTCTCATAAGGACTCTCACGGgccctcttctactcctgtccatggacagTATAAGGCCACCGGTGTCGATGGCACCcacaaccaagaagaaccctcGTCTCATGGGGACTCTTATGGgccctcttctactcctgtccatggacagccTCAGCACGCCGGTGACGATGGCTCCCACTTTGACGtgccctcctccacaacGCTGGCTCACATTGCCATGACCCCAGCGCCCACCCATGCTCCCTCGCACCAGCACGCAGTGCTGACTTCTACACAAACCATCTCTCGCTCATCCCTCCATATGGTCCCGATTTACGTGCCACAAGCCTCGAGCAATGGTGCCCATGCATCTGAGACTCCCGCCGCCACCCCATCTGCGCACGTTCCGGTGGGTGTCGACGCCGAGTACAGCTCTCACGTCGCAAGTGGCCCAGCTACAccctccccctcttctcaCAATGTGATGTTCACGGGTGCTGCTGCGAGCCTGTCACCTAGTGCTGGTGTCATTTCTCTCGCTTGCGGTGTGATCGGTCTTTTGGCCTTTGTCTTGTAG
- a CDS encoding uncharacterized protein (predicted protein) codes for MAPSALAALGTWKEEKRVTSSKGLNDGPETEALVSPPSPAVPDYDPTIGAKPCSPFYRHATQNFTGQTPNSTLKVPEAIDLETGGVSAYRPSGESDNRRSSKLWTEKKRHCDWLRALPKKQRIAVKAVIAIALLGTMVAIALGITAAVGGGVWKSNHQQGAIGS; via the coding sequence ATGGCACCCTCCGCGCTCGCTGCCCTCGGGACAtggaaagaggaaaagcgCGTCACATCCTCTAAAGGCCTCAACGACGGCCCAGAGACCGAAGCTCTCGTCTCGCCCCCCAGCCCCGCGGTTCCAGATTACGATCCTACGATCGGTGCAAAGCCCTGCTCGCCTTTTTATCGCCATGCGACGCAAAACTTCACTGGACAAACCCCGAATTCCACCCTGAAAGTACCCGAAGCCATTGATCTGGAAACCGGCGGCGTCAGTGCATATCGACCATCCGGGGAGTCAGATAATCGCCGCAGTTCAAAGCTCTggacagaaaagaagagacacTGTGACTGGCTGAGGGCAttgccgaagaagcagagaataGCTGTGAAGGCGGTCATTGCGATCGCGTTATTAGGGACAATGGTGGCTATTGCTCTGGGTATTACGGCGGCTGTTGGGGGAGGAGTGTGGAAGTCGAATCACCAACAAGGGGCTATTGGATCCTGA
- a CDS encoding uncharacterized protein (predicted protein), translated as MPRWTFYLSPKTLTQEEKATIAQKVTDLYIGYGIPAFWINVFFHETGEGNFYSGGKYPPNAVFFHMDHAAGKFDSEEVRDEFIRKVNDIVIWGGRVSAVICEGGFLNWVYWSVWLGELRWWCMRPIERVYTVAAKL; from the exons ATGCCCCGCTGGACCTTCTACCTATCCCCCAAAACCCTCACCcaagaggaaaaggcaaCCATCGCACAAAAAGTAACAGACCTCTACATAGGTTACGGTATCCCCGCCTTCTGGATTAATGTTTTCTTCCACGAAACCGGCGAGGGCAATTTCTACAGCGGGGGTAAATATCCCCCGAATGCCGTTTTCTTCCATATGGATCACGCGGCCGGCAAGTTTGATTCTGAGGAGGTCCGGGACGAGTTCATTAGGAAGGTTAATGATATC GTGATCTGGGGTGGGCGGGTGTCGGCGGTGATTTGTGAAGGGGGGTTTCTTAACTGGGTTTATTGGTCTGTATGGTTGGGTGAGCTGAGGTGGTGGTGTATGAGGCCAATTGAGAGAGTCTATACGGTAGCTG CGAAGCTATAA